In Panicum virgatum strain AP13 chromosome 5K, P.virgatum_v5, whole genome shotgun sequence, the genomic window TAATGGGAATATAATTTAAGAAGGGCACATCAACTGAACCATCTAGAGTTGGTACTAATTGGACCATACACAACAACGGATTTGACATGATTGCAGCAAACTGCAAACCTGACCATTTACCAGTACTGTACACACAAATGAGAAATCCTCTAGCTCCAGGCACCTAACAGAATTTATTATCACAACGTTCCCCTGAGAAGAGCACGCGAATGCTCATTTCAGTACAATTCAAGACCGGATCACAAGCATCCTAGCACAAAGCATGAACATTCAACATAGAAGGCACATCATAACAGCACAGAACCTGAACAAGCAAACACTGAAACAGAACACAGCTTATTCCAAGTACCGCCTGCGCAAGGCCAACCACTTCAAGCAGATGGCTTCATCAGCGCTGCGACCTTCTGAACAGATGGCCTCTCCATCAGGCTAGACCACCAGGCCTTCACATGAGGGTACCCATCAAACACCGACGCATGGGGCGTTGCAAACAAGCACAGGGTGGCAGAGACATGGTTAAGGTCAGCAAGGCTGAGGAAGTCTCCAGCCAGGTACTTGTACTTGGTCAGGCGCGCCTCATACACCTCCAGCACCTTCTTCAGCTTCTCAAGGTTCTCCTCGACAACCTTCAGGTCAGTGGATCCCCCAAGCATAGGACTGATGAGGCACTGGAAGAGGATGGGGTTCAGCACAGAGGTGTACTGGTTGGCCTCCACCTCCATCCAGACATCCACCATTGCTGACTCCTCAAGATTGCCTTGCTTCAACAGCTCCGGCTTGTTTTTACGGGCTGCATACTTACAAATTGCACGCGATTCTGATAGAGGATAAGATATGAGAAAGTTAGAAAAAATTAACATCATTGGCAGATGCAAAAAGATTCTACAGGAGCATCTGACTGACTGACTGTCTAAACCCTCTCAGAAAGTGATGAGTAGGAAGAAAATTATATCACTTCTTTCATTGGACAAGGCAAGCCACAAGTCGATTAAAAGTCAAAGGTATTGGTCCcttaaatttaatttttataggCAACATATAAATGTACAAATCTTCATCATTGGactggtgtgagagaaaaaaaatgaagcacAAGATAATCAAGCCACCTTAGTAGTTCCTACAACACCATGACATTTTGCAATCAGGCAGAATATTTTTCATCATGCCATATTACAAATGTGTGAAAGTTATTGCTTTCCTTTAGTGGACGACTCTGAACAACTGGTGTGCTTCTAGGAAAAGCTGAGgaaccttttttttaaaaaaaactttgagtGCTAACCTCATCATATGTTATGAAACGGGTAAAAGTACCAACAATAAATGAAATAGCAACAACAAGAACATACTAGAAGCAACTCAAAAGGATCACCAAGAGATAGGATCATACCCCAGACGTACAAGTCACCATCTTGCAAAGCTGGAACCTGACCAAATGGCTGCAGAGAAACAGATAATGGTGTTAAGAGTCAGGACAGAGTTCCACAAATCAGATGTTTTAGTACATTACATCCTCGCCAGTTAAAATTTCCAATTAGCTTATGATTGTGTACATCTTGTTAAATTTCAGATAAGTGATACATGCTATGTTGCTTATCATAAACAAAGCTCAAAGCATGCATATATTCAAAAGATTTTAGTTTTATGTCAGAAGTATAATTGTTGAGAAGGACACAAAAGGAGTTGTTGGCATGTACTAGTTTACTTCTTGAAACAGTTTAAACAGGATGCACAATTGCGCACCTAACAAATTTCAGACTTACAGGATTTTAGTCATCCTGGGTATTAAATCAGTAACCAGTTCAAAAGATTTTATTTTATATCAGAAGTATAATTGTTGAGAAGTACACAAAAGGAGTTGTTGGCATGCACTAGTTTACTTCTTGAAACGGCTTAAAGAGAATGCACAATTGCGCACCTAACAAATTTTCAGACTTATAGGATTTTAGTCATCCTGCGTATTAAATCAGTTACAAGTTCGATGA contains:
- the LOC120708147 gene encoding glutathione S-transferase 1, coding for MGLPLPHLPTRSHSTQLPRPLRALPGLPASRPPIKRGPGPERHFAQRGRRGEEENPTQKEEPRGRVLEAPEREGSISEGREIMAPMKLYGATMSWNVTRCVVALEEAGADYEIVPINFATAEHKSPEHLARNPFGQVPALQDGDLYVWESRAICKYAARKNKPELLKQGNLEESAMVDVWMEVEANQYTSVLNPILFQCLISPMLGGSTDLKVVEENLEKLKKVLEVYEARLTKYKYLAGDFLSLADLNHVSATLCLFATPHASVFDGYPHVKAWWSSLMERPSVQKVAALMKPSA